In Luteimonas viscosa, the genomic window CGACGCCACCGCGCTGCGCGCGCACTACACGCTCGACGCGCAGGGCACGCGCGAGCGCTGGGCCCTGCGCCTGGTGCCGCGCGATCGCAAGCTCGCCGCGCGCCTGCGCGACCTGGTCCTGTACGGAAGCGGCGACGAGCTGCACTGCATCGTGACCACGCCGGCGAAGGGCGACGCGCAGCGCACGCTGATGGGGTCGGCTGCGGAGGCCGCGACCCGCGCCGGAGAGACCGCAGACATCGCCGCCCTGTGCCGCGACGGCGATATCGCCGGATGAGCGCACGCGCGCGCCTGGCCTGGGCGCTGGCGTGGCTGGGCCTGCTGCTGGCCGCGGGCGCGTGGCTGTCGCAGTCGCTGACGTTCAGCGGCGACCTGCGCCGTTTCCTGCCCGACGCGCGCACGCCCGAACAGAAGCTTCTGATCGACGAACTCGGCGAAGGCCCGGGTTCGCGGCTGCTGCTGATCGCCCTGTCCGGCGCCGACGTGGAGACCCTGGCCGCCCAGTCGCTGGCGATGCGCGACACGCTCGCCACGGATGCGCGCTTCGTGTTCGTCGCCAATGGCGCCAGCGTCGGGCTCGAGGCGATCCCCGAGCGGCTGCGGCCGTACCGCTACCTGCTCTCGCCCACGCTCGACACGCAGCCGCTGGACGAGGCGTTCCTGCGCGGCGAACTCGACGCGCGCGTGCAGGACCTGGGCTCGCCCGCGGCCGACCTGGTCGAACCGCTGCTGGCTTCCGATCCCACGCTCGAGATGCTGAAGCTCGCCGAAGCCTGGCTGCCGGCGCACGCGCCGCAGACCCTGCACGGGGCCTGGTTCGACCGCGCCGGGGAACAGGCGTTGCTGCTGGTCGAGACGCGCGCGGCAGGCTTCGATCCCGACGGCCAGCGCGAGGCCGTCGACGCGGTCGAGGCCGCGTTCGCCGCCGCGCGCGAAGGCGCATCGTCGCAACTCGAGATCATCGGCCCGGGCGCCTTCGCCGACGAGATCGGCACGCGCACCGCGCGCGAGGCGCGCTGGATCGGCACCGTCGACAGCATCGGCCTGGTCCTGCTGCTGCTCGTCGCCTACCGCAGCTGGAAGATCCCGCTGCTCGGCGTGCTGCCGCTGGCTAGCGCCGGGCTCGCCGGCCTGGTCGTGCTGGTGCTGCTGTTCGGCGACCGCGTCCACGGCATCACCATCGCCTTCGGCTTCACCCTGATCGGCGTGGTCCAGGACTATCCGATCCATTTCTTCAGCCACCAGCGCGCCGGCCTCTCGCCGTGGCGCAGCGTGCGCGCGCTGTGGCCGGCGCTGGCGACCGGCGTGGTCGCGACCTGCATCGCCTACCTGACCTTCCTGTTCTCCGGGGTCGACGGCCTGCGCCAGCTCGCGGTGTTCACCATCGTCGCGCTCGCCGCCGCGGCGCTGTGCACGCGCTACGCGCTGCCCGGGCTGATCGATCCGGGACGGCCCGACATCGCGCACTCGCCGCGGCTGCAGGCGCTGTGGCAGCGGATCGAGCGGCTGCCGCGGCCGCGCGCGTCGCTGCTGCCGGTGGCACTGGTGGCGCTGGCGGTGGTCGCGTTCAGTCCCGGCGCGTTCTGGCAGAACGACCTGTCCAGGCTCACGCCCGTGCCGGAACCGCTGCTGCAGCGCGACGCGCAGCTGCGCGAGGAGCTCGGCGCGCCGGACGTGCGCTACGTGCTCACCGTGCAGGGGGCCGACGCGCAGGCCGCGCTGGCCGGCAGCGAGCGGCTGCGCCCCGCGCTCGATGCGCTGGTGACGCAGGGCGCCATCGACGGCTACGACCTGGCCGCGCGCTATCTGCCCAGCGCGGCGGTGCAGCGCGCGCGCCAGCAGGCGCTGCCGGAGGTGGACGCACTGCGCGCTTCGCTCGATGCCGCGCTCGCCGATTCGCCGTTCCGCGCCGATGCCTTCGAGGACTTCGTCGCCGACGTCGCGACCGCCCGCGGCGCGCTACCGCTGCAGCCGCGCGACCTCGCCGGCTCTCCGCTCGCGACCAGCGTCGCCGGCCTGCTGATCGAGGGCGAGCGGCACGCGACCGCGCTGGTCTCGCTCAGCGGCCTGCAGGACGTGGCTGCGGTGGCGCAGGTGGCCGAGGCCCACGACGCGCGCCTGCTCGACATGAAGCAGGCTTCCGAGTCGCTGGTGGCCGACTACCGCACGCGCGTGCTGGGCGCGCTCGCCTTGGCCGCGCTGGCGCTGGTGGCGACGGTCTGGATCGCGCTGCGCGCGCCGGGGCGTGTGGCGCGCGTGCTGCTGCCGATGGCGCTGACAACGCTGCTGGTGCTCGCCGTCCTGCGCGGTTCCGGGGTCGAGCTCAACCTGTTCCACCTGGTCTCGCTGATCCTCGCCGCCGGGCTGGGCCTGGACTACGCGCTGTTCTTCGAACACGCCGGCGAGGACCGCGACGACCAGCTGCGCACGCTGCACGCGGTGATCGTCTGCAGCCTGATGACCCTGCTGGTGTTCAGCCTGCTCGCGCTGTCGTCGATCCCGGTGCTGCGCGCGATCGGCAGCACCGTCGCGCTCGGCGTGCTGTTCAACTTCGTGCTGGCGCTGCTGGTGTCGCGACGGCGCGGACGCGTGGATACGATGACCGGTCCGGTCGCGGCGGGCCGAGCGGGCGCGGATGCATGACGCAGACGCCATGAAGCGCGTGCTCGACCGCGGCGCGATCGAGGCACTGGTCCCGCACAAGCATGCGATGTGCCTGTGGGACGAGGTGCTGGACTGGGACGCGCAGCGCATCCGCCTGCGCGCGGCGAACCACCGCGACGCGGCGCACCCGCTGCGCAGCGACGGCATGCTGCGCGCGCTGCACCTGGGCGAGTACGGTGCGCAGGCGATGGCGGTGCACGGCGGCCTGCTGGCGCGTGCCTCGGGCGGGATCGCGCGCCCGGGCCTGCTGGTGGCGCTGCGCGACCTGCGCCTGCATGTGGTGCGCATCGACGAGCTTCCCGGCGCGATCGAATGCGACGCCGAGCAGCTCGCCGCGGGCGAGGCCAGCCAGCAGTACGCATTCCGCATCCGCCATGACGACACCCTGCTCGCCGCCGGCCGGGCCACGGTGATGCTCGGCGCATAGGCCCGGAGCCTGGGGGTTGGATCCTGCCCCGCAGGCCCGGGTGTTTGGGTGACGCCACGCGTGGACGCGCCGCGCGAGAACGCCCGTTCCGGATGCGCGGCACACCCATGATTCGCGCAACGCCGCATAATCGCCGTTTTCTCCCGGCGGATACCCCATGAGACGAGCACTCGTCACCGGCGGCAGCGGCGACCTGGGTGGCGCGATCTGCCGGCGGCTCGCGGCCGCCCAGTGGCACGTGATCGTGCATGCCAACGCCAACCGCGCACGCGCCGAGGCGGTGGTCGAGCAGGTCCGCGAAGCCGGCGGCAGTGCGGAATCGATCGCGTTCGACGTCGCCGACGGCGAGGCCGCGGGCACCGCGATCGAGGCCCTGCTGGCGGGCGGCGCGATCCAGGCCGTGGTCAACAACGCCGGCATCCACGACGACGCGCCGATGGCCGGGATGTCCGCCGAACAGTGGCGGCGGGTGATCGATGTATCGCTGCACGGCTTCTTCCACGTCACCCAGCCGCTGCTGCTGCCGATGGCGCGGATGCGCTGGGGCCGCATCGTCAGCGTGTCGAGCGTGGCGGCCGTGCTCGGCAACCGCGGCCAGAGCAACTACGCCGCGGCCAAGGCGGCGCTGCACGGCGCGACCAAGTCGCTCGCGCGCGAGATGGGTTCGCGCGGCATCACCGCCAACGTGGTCGCGCCCGGCGTGATCGCCGGCGGCATGGCCGACGCCGCGTTCCCGGAAGAGCGGGTGAAACAGGTGGTGCCCGCGGCGCGCGCCGGCACGCCGGACGAGGTTGCGGCGCTGGTCGCGTTCCTGTGTTCGGACGACGCCGGCTACATCAATGGCCAGGTGATCGGGATCGACGGCGGCATGAGCTGAACGCGCAAGGGCGTCGCTGCGCCCGGCTCGCGCTGCGTTCACGAGGCCGGGCCGATCATGGCCGGATTCCAACGGGAGTCGCCGTCATGCGCCGTCTTGTCGTGCCCGGTCTGTTCGCCGCCATCGTGCTGCTGGCGGCCTGCTCCACGTCCCACGTGCTCACGGGTACCCCGCGCCCGCCGATCGATCCGTCGCAGGTGCGGCTGTACTACGGTCCGCCGCCTGGCGGTTTCGAGGAGATCGCGCGCCTGGAAGTGCAGAGCGGCGCCTTCACCTACGGCGAGCAGAACAAGACCGACTCGGTGCTGCGCAAGCTGCGTGAACAGGCCGCGCGACTCGGGGCCAACGGCATCCTGTTCCAGGGCACGGCCGACGGCCATGGGGGTGGCGGCGTCAGCGTCGGCGGCGGCGGTGGCCGCGTGGGCGGCAGCAGTTTCTCGGGCGTCGGCGTCGGCGTGAACATCTCGCCGCAACAGAAGTACGCCAACGGAATCGCGGTCTGGGTGCCGAACCCGCCGCCGGTGGAAGCGCCCGAAGCGCCCGTAACCCCCGACGCACCCGCACCCGGGACGCCCGCCACGCCGTAGGTCGCCGCGCCGTGCTGCGCCCGCACCCGCTTGGGCGGCGGGCGTGGGGGCTGGCTCCTCAGGCGGCCACGCCCTGTTGCGCGTACCAGTCGGCCGGCAGCGACAAGGCTTTGCCCGTTGGCCCGGCCGCCAGCAGCGCCTCCAGGCCGCAATCCCCGATCGTGGGGTAGTCGTCGCGCACCCGCTGCAGCAACTCGCCCGCCAGCCAGTGCATGCGCGCGACGTTCTCTTCCATGCGCACCAGGAACGCCGGCGTGTCGAGCCTGTCGGCCAGGGCGCCGTTCATGTCGCGGAACCAGTCGATGCGGAACTGGTCGAGCAGGCGCGGGGCCGGTGCCTCGCGGCCCTCGTTGCGCCGGCCCCATTCGCGCAGCAGCGGCTGCACCGCCAGGTTCAGCGCGCTCGCCTGTTCGAACAGCGGGCGCAGGCGCCCCAGCGTGGCCAGGTCGGTCAGCCGGCCGGCGAAGAACAGCGGCGCCAGCAGCGACCAGTAGTAGGTGTAGTCCCAGATCACCTTCAGCGGCATCACGCGTTCGTCGCCGAACAACGGGTACTGGTCCTGGTAGAGGGTCAGGGTGTTCTCGTAGAACGAGAAATACAGCTGTTCGTAGAGCGCGACGTAGGGCTCGAACGCGGCACCGGAGGCGTCCTTCGCGATCAGGTCGCAGATATAGGTGTTGCAGATCGCGATGAAGTCGCTGCCGGGCGAGTAGAACGGGTCCAGGAAGACGCCGGCCTCGCCGGTGGTGGCCCAGCGCCGGGTCGAGAACACCTGCTTCGCGCCGTAGGAGAAGTGCCGCAGGAACAGGAAGTCCTGCAGGGCGTGTTCGCCCTGCTCCAGGCTGGCGGCGACCTGCGGCTGGTGCCGGCGCAGCCAGCCCATGGCCTTGGCATGCGTGTTCATCGTCTCCAGCGGATGCATCTTCGCGTCGCAGACGATGCCCAGCGAATGCGCGCCGCAGGCCAGCGGGATCAGCCAGAACCAGTAGCCCGGGCCGCACATGTGGTTGGTCGAGCGCCAGCGGTCGGGCGGGTCGCAGCGCTGCAGCCAGGCCGGGTCGCAGGACCACCTGTTTGGGTCGACGAAGCCGTCCACCCGCCACCACACGGCGTTGGCGTCGTGGTCGTTGGCCATGGCCAGGTCGAGCTTGCGCTTGAGCAGGCCGGCGCGGCCGCTGGCGTCCACCACCCAGCGGCAGTGCAGCGTCCGCGCCTGGCCCCCATGTTCCAGGGTCACGACGTGTTCGTCGTCGCCTTCCGCGAGCTCGAGGCCGCGCACCACCGCGCCGTCGCGGAAATCGACGCCGAGTGCGCGGGCGCGTTCGCCGAGGAAGTTCTCGAAGCGGCCGCGGTCGATCTGCCAGGAGGGCGTCGGCAGCAGCTGGCTCACGCCCAGTTCGGTGCAGCCGTCGATCGCCTGGCTGCCTTCGGAGAAGAAGAACCGGAAGCCGAACTTGCGGATCTGCTCGGTTTCGAGGTGTTCGCGCAGGCCGAGCACGTCGGCGAAGTAATGGGCGCCGATCTCGACCGTGGATTCGCCGACCTTGAAAGCGCCCTCGCGCACCGGATGGTCGCGTCGCTCGACGACCGTGACCGACAGCGAGGGCGCGCTCTGGCGCAGCTGCAGCGCGAGGGTCAGCCCGGCCAGGCCGCCGCCGAGGATGGCGACGTCGGTACGGAGTGCGGGAGTCTGGGACATGTCGCCTCGGGGGCGGCGGGCGGGACTGCGAGACTACCGCACGCGACCGGCGGTTGCGTTCACGGCCGGCACGGTCGTCTCCGTGGATGCATCCGGATCGAAGATCACCGGCGGCCGCGCCCGCGCGCGCCGGTACTGGCGCAGCAACTGCCCGTGCGCGCACACCTGCCCGACCACGTGGGCGGTGATCCGGTAGAGGTCGCGGAACAGCCGGAAGTGGCTGTGGCGGAACTGCTCGTCCGATCCTGCGACCGCGTAGCGCGTCTCCACCGGCACCGACACCACGCCGTAACCGAGCCGCCGCGCCGCCGAGACCAGGATCTGCGCTTCGAACACGAAGCCTTCGCCGGGCACGTCGCCGAGCGCGAGCACCGGCGCGGGGTACAACCGCTGCCCGCTCTGGCTGTCGAGCAGGCGGAAGCCGCATGCCCAGGCGATGCCCCAGTCGCCGAAATCGTTGCCCAGGCGCCGGTACCAGGGCTGGGTTTCGCGCTTGCGCAGGCGCGCGCCGTTGACGATGTTGCGCGGGTGCGCATTCGCCGCCGCGACCAGCCGGGGGATGTCCGCGGCGCGATGCTGGCCGTCGCCGTCCATCGTGACCACGGCGGCCATGCCGCGCCGCAGCGCCTCGGCGAATCCGCTGCGCAGCGCCCGGCCCTTGCCGGCGCGCCGAGGATGGCGCAGCAGGATTGCCGGGAGCTCCGACACGATCGCGGCGGTGTCGTCCTCGGAGCCGTCGTCGACCACGATCACCAGGTCGGCGTGCGCCAGCGCTTCCTCGACCACCCCGCGGATCCGCAGGGCCTCGTCGAGCGCCGGGATCACCACGGCCACGTTGCCGCGGTGCAGGATCGGCTGCTCAGCCATGCGCGATGTCCAGCACCAGCGAGCGCCCCGGTCCGGCATGCAGCATCGCGTCGTGTGCGCCCGCAGCCAGCGCGTCGAACAGCGGCAGCATCGGCGCCATCGCATTGGCCTGCGCGCGCAGGGCCAGCGGCCCGCTGCCCGCGGGCGCGTCGCCGTCGTGCAGCCGCGCGGACAGCCGCGGCCCGGCACCCTCGCGCGCGAGCACCAGGGCGGCGCCGAGCAGGCCCTCGCTGCGGGTCGTCGTCGACAGCAGACCGGACGCGGTGGTGTCGTAGCCGACCAGCAGCACCGCCTCGGCATCGGTCGCCAGCTGCACCAGTGCCTCCAGCAGCCCCTGCGCGAAGGTGGCGCGGTACGCGCTGATCGCGGTGGTCGTGCGCATGCAGCCGCTGCCGATGGTCCAGTAGCCGGCGGCGGCGTTGTGCACGGAGTTGTGGAATTTGGTCGGCGAGATCTCGGTGGGCGCCCGGGCCAGCGTCTCGCACATGTAGTCCATGATGCCGAGGTCGCCATGGGTCGAGGCGAAGACGGAGGGCAGCATTGCGGGGTCGCGCGCGGCGTCGCGGCAGGCGGCCAGCGCGACCTCGAGCGCGACCAGCACAGACGGCGGCGCGCGCCGGCGCTCGTTGGGCGCCAGCAGCTGCGGCGCCGGCCGCGTCGCCGGATCCTGCGGCAGCGCGCCGCCGGTCGCGAACGTGCGTGCCGCCGCCCAGTCGGGCAGGCCATCGCTCCAGTAGCCGACGCCGGCGATGGTCGCGGACAGCACGCTCACGCGTCGCCGCCGCCGCCGAACACCAGCGAGCAGTTGTTGCCGCCGAAGCCGAACGAATTGTTCATCGCGAACGCGATCGTGCGCTGCGCATTGTCGAAGCGGATCTGCGGGCCGCAGCCGGGATCGGGCGCGGTGCTGTTGAGGATGCCGGGCAGCAGGCCGTCGCGCAGCGCGAGCAGCGCGAACACCGACTCGACGATGCCCGCGGCGCCGAGCGTGTGCCCGGTCCAGCCCTTGGTCGAGCTCGCGTGCAGCGTGTCGGGGAACAGGTCGGCCACCGCGCGCGCCTCGATCGCATCGTTGGCCGGCGTCGAGGTGCCATGCAGGTTGAGGTAACCCACCTGCGCGGCGTCGATGCCGGCGCGCGCCAGCGCCTCGCGCATCGCCAGGCTCGCGCCCAGGCCCTGCGGATGCGGCGCGGACATGTGGTGCGCATCGCTGGATTCGCCGTAGCCGCGCAACTGCAGCGGCGCGTCCTCGCCAGGCGCCAGCCGTTCGAGCACGGCGAAGCCGCCGGCCTCGCCCAGCGACAGCCCGTCGCGTTCCGCGTCGAACGGCCGGCACGGCTGCGCCGACACCAGGCCGAGCGCGTTGAAGCCGAACAGCACGCTGCCGCACAGCGTGTCGACGCCGCCGACCAGCGCCGCATCGACCACGCCGGCGTCGATCAGCCGCGCCGCCTGCGCGAACACCTTCGCGCTCGACGAACACGCGGTGGCCACCGTCACGCATGGCCCGCGCAGGCCGGTGGCGTGCTGCAGGAAGTCGCCCAGCGAATGCGGGGTGTGCACGATCGGCCGCTGCAGGTCGGCGGGCATGCACGGCGAGTC contains:
- a CDS encoding LolA-related protein, which gives rise to MPAATPFVEVRESPMLKSPLRLEGEYRRPDAGTLVREVRKPYVETTTLRDGQATLARAGKPERRFALSRAPELAALQNSFGALLAGDATALRAHYTLDAQGTRERWALRLVPRDRKLAARLRDLVLYGSGDELHCIVTTPAKGDAQRTLMGSAAEAATRAGETADIAALCRDGDIAG
- a CDS encoding MMPL family transporter, with protein sequence MSARARLAWALAWLGLLLAAGAWLSQSLTFSGDLRRFLPDARTPEQKLLIDELGEGPGSRLLLIALSGADVETLAAQSLAMRDTLATDARFVFVANGASVGLEAIPERLRPYRYLLSPTLDTQPLDEAFLRGELDARVQDLGSPAADLVEPLLASDPTLEMLKLAEAWLPAHAPQTLHGAWFDRAGEQALLLVETRAAGFDPDGQREAVDAVEAAFAAAREGASSQLEIIGPGAFADEIGTRTAREARWIGTVDSIGLVLLLLVAYRSWKIPLLGVLPLASAGLAGLVVLVLLFGDRVHGITIAFGFTLIGVVQDYPIHFFSHQRAGLSPWRSVRALWPALATGVVATCIAYLTFLFSGVDGLRQLAVFTIVALAAAALCTRYALPGLIDPGRPDIAHSPRLQALWQRIERLPRPRASLLPVALVALAVVAFSPGAFWQNDLSRLTPVPEPLLQRDAQLREELGAPDVRYVLTVQGADAQAALAGSERLRPALDALVTQGAIDGYDLAARYLPSAAVQRARQQALPEVDALRASLDAALADSPFRADAFEDFVADVATARGALPLQPRDLAGSPLATSVAGLLIEGERHATALVSLSGLQDVAAVAQVAEAHDARLLDMKQASESLVADYRTRVLGALALAALALVATVWIALRAPGRVARVLLPMALTTLLVLAVLRGSGVELNLFHLVSLILAAGLGLDYALFFEHAGEDRDDQLRTLHAVIVCSLMTLLVFSLLALSSIPVLRAIGSTVALGVLFNFVLALLVSRRRGRVDTMTGPVAAGRAGADA
- a CDS encoding phosphotransferase, with amino-acid sequence MLDRGAIEALVPHKHAMCLWDEVLDWDAQRIRLRAANHRDAAHPLRSDGMLRALHLGEYGAQAMAVHGGLLARASGGIARPGLLVALRDLRLHVVRIDELPGAIECDAEQLAAGEASQQYAFRIRHDDTLLAAGRATVMLGA
- the fabG gene encoding 3-oxoacyl-ACP reductase FabG, which codes for MRRALVTGGSGDLGGAICRRLAAAQWHVIVHANANRARAEAVVEQVREAGGSAESIAFDVADGEAAGTAIEALLAGGAIQAVVNNAGIHDDAPMAGMSAEQWRRVIDVSLHGFFHVTQPLLLPMARMRWGRIVSVSSVAAVLGNRGQSNYAAAKAALHGATKSLAREMGSRGITANVVAPGVIAGGMADAAFPEERVKQVVPAARAGTPDEVAALVAFLCSDDAGYINGQVIGIDGGMS
- a CDS encoding NAD(P)/FAD-dependent oxidoreductase, producing the protein MSQTPALRTDVAILGGGLAGLTLALQLRQSAPSLSVTVVERRDHPVREGAFKVGESTVEIGAHYFADVLGLREHLETEQIRKFGFRFFFSEGSQAIDGCTELGVSQLLPTPSWQIDRGRFENFLGERARALGVDFRDGAVVRGLELAEGDDEHVVTLEHGGQARTLHCRWVVDASGRAGLLKRKLDLAMANDHDANAVWWRVDGFVDPNRWSCDPAWLQRCDPPDRWRSTNHMCGPGYWFWLIPLACGAHSLGIVCDAKMHPLETMNTHAKAMGWLRRHQPQVAASLEQGEHALQDFLFLRHFSYGAKQVFSTRRWATTGEAGVFLDPFYSPGSDFIAICNTYICDLIAKDASGAAFEPYVALYEQLYFSFYENTLTLYQDQYPLFGDERVMPLKVIWDYTYYWSLLAPLFFAGRLTDLATLGRLRPLFEQASALNLAVQPLLREWGRRNEGREAPAPRLLDQFRIDWFRDMNGALADRLDTPAFLVRMEENVARMHWLAGELLQRVRDDYPTIGDCGLEALLAAGPTGKALSLPADWYAQQGVAA
- a CDS encoding glycosyltransferase family 2 protein, translating into MAEQPILHRGNVAVVIPALDEALRIRGVVEEALAHADLVIVVDDGSEDDTAAIVSELPAILLRHPRRAGKGRALRSGFAEALRRGMAAVVTMDGDGQHRAADIPRLVAAANAHPRNIVNGARLRKRETQPWYRRLGNDFGDWGIAWACGFRLLDSQSGQRLYPAPVLALGDVPGEGFVFEAQILVSAARRLGYGVVSVPVETRYAVAGSDEQFRHSHFRLFRDLYRITAHVVGQVCAHGQLLRQYRRARARPPVIFDPDASTETTVPAVNATAGRVR
- a CDS encoding beta-ketoacyl synthase chain length factor, whose protein sequence is MLSATIAGVGYWSDGLPDWAAARTFATGGALPQDPATRPAPQLLAPNERRRAPPSVLVALEVALAACRDAARDPAMLPSVFASTHGDLGIMDYMCETLARAPTEISPTKFHNSVHNAAAGYWTIGSGCMRTTTAISAYRATFAQGLLEALVQLATDAEAVLLVGYDTTASGLLSTTTRSEGLLGAALVLAREGAGPRLSARLHDGDAPAGSGPLALRAQANAMAPMLPLFDALAAGAHDAMLHAGPGRSLVLDIAHG
- a CDS encoding beta-ketoacyl-[acyl-carrier-protein] synthase family protein; its protein translation is MRPVAVRAFTATTALGQGIAAQAAALGARRGGLRRNDFGASPLPTWIGRVDGLEDSPLPAALSQWECRNNRLAWLALQHDGVLPALGSLVARHGAERIALVIGTSTSSIGASEEGYARATSDADDSPCMPADLQRPIVHTPHSLGDFLQHATGLRGPCVTVATACSSSAKVFAQAARLIDAGVVDAALVGGVDTLCGSVLFGFNALGLVSAQPCRPFDAERDGLSLGEAGGFAVLERLAPGEDAPLQLRGYGESSDAHHMSAPHPQGLGASLAMREALARAGIDAAQVGYLNLHGTSTPANDAIEARAVADLFPDTLHASSTKGWTGHTLGAAGIVESVFALLALRDGLLPGILNSTAPDPGCGPQIRFDNAQRTIAFAMNNSFGFGGNNCSLVFGGGGDA